A stretch of the Solanum dulcamara chromosome 6, daSolDulc1.2, whole genome shotgun sequence genome encodes the following:
- the LOC129892653 gene encoding auxin response factor 7-like, translating to MKAPSNGYLANSAEGERKLMNSELWHACAGPLVSLPPVGSLVVYFPQGHSEQVAASMQKETDGIPSYPNLPSKLICMLHNVTLHADTETDEVYSQMTLQPVNKYDQEALLLSDMGLKQNRQPAEFFCKTLTASDTSTHGGFSVPRRAAEKIFPPLDYAMQPPAQELMARDLHDQTWTFRHIYRGQPKRHLLTTGWSVFISSKRLCAGDSVLFIRDEKSQLLLGIKRANRQQPALSSSVISSDSMHIGILAAAAHAAANNSPFTIFYNPRASPSEFVIPLAKYNKAMYAQVSLGMRFRMMFETEESGVRRYMGTITGVSDLDPIRWKSSQWRNLQVGWDESTAGERPSRVSIWDIEPVVTPFYICPPPFFRPKFPKQPSFPGDESDIENVLKRGMPWINDELGLKDAQNSIFPGLSLVQWMSMQQNNHVPVAQSGLPSVLHSNIGSDDHSKLLNFQSPTLATPGLQFNKPNQLNQPFGQIQQPQLAWAQQQHQSLQSPVSAQQQQHTLQQQQQQQQHTLQQQQQQQQQQQHTLQQQQQQQQQHTLQQQQQQTLQQQQQHMLQQPQQHILQQPQLHQQAQQQLQQQQRPSQQQQLAGNSSPVNRCVSPNQIPNQTFPQAVVYGQLQQQQVLSASTQSQQNVPVNRNPFPSTSLAQDFQFQQQVEQQSNLLQKSQQQQTMPQQAPLQLLQQSLMQRSQVQPSSQQSLTEQQLQLQLLNKLQQQQQQKQQAQLLSPVSSSLEPRMPQQQQNRQPQELQFAHQQLSSNIMTTSTHLQSTQHAFNQLQSQHKSPITIKALSGGTDGDAPSCSTSPSTNNFQVSPPNFLTRNQGQTILVDESVVDPSQEQNKSEFRIKHELPFSKGSEQSKYKGNNTENLEAASSTTSYGLDSSGFNFSLPALCVDGDVQSHSRNSLPSAANNIDGLNPDALLSRDYDSGKDMQNLFSPFGNAPRDIETELSDAGINSQQFGVPNMSYKPRCTNDLAVNDNGVLNNNAWTNQTQRMRTYTKVQKRGSVGRTIDVTRYIGYDELRHDLARMFGIEGQLEDPQRTEWKLVYVDHENDILLVGDDPWEEFVSCVQSIKILSCAEVQQMSLDGDLGNVPVPNQASSGTDSGNAWKGHYDDNSAASFNR from the exons ATGAAAGCGCCATCAAACGGATATCTAGCAAATTCAGCAGAAG GAGAAAGAAAGCTCATGAATTCAGAGTTATGGCACGCTTGTGCTGGTCCACTGGTTTCTTTGCCTCCTGTTGGAAGCCTTGTGGTATATTTTCCTCAAGGTCACAGTGAGCAG GTGGCGGCATCAATGCAAAAGGAGACAGATGGAATTCCTAGTTATCCTAATCTTCCTTCCAAGTTGATCTGCATGTTACACAATGTTACTCTACAT GCTGACACCGAAACTGATGAGGTCTATTCTCAGATGACTCTTCAACCTGTAAACAAA TATGACCAGGAGGCTCTACTTTTATCTGATATGGGCCTTAAGCAGAACAGGCAACCTGCTGAGTTCTTCTGTAAAACTCTCACAGCTAGTGATACAAGCACACATGGTGGATTTTCTGTTCCTCGTCGAGCAGCAGAGAAGATATTTCCTCCTTTG GACTATGCAATGCAACCTCCTGCTCAGGAGCTAATGGCTAGAGATTTGCATGACCAAACATGGACTTTCAGGCATATTTATCGAG GTCAACCAAAAAGACACCTTTTGACTACCGGTTGGAGTGTCTTTATCTCCTCTAAAAGGCTGTGTGCTGGCGATTCTGTCCTTTTCATAAG AGATGAAAAGTCACAGCTTCTGTTGGGTATAAAACGAGCGAATAGACAGCAGCCCGCCCTGTCCTCATCTGTTATATCTAGTGACAGCATGCACATTGGGATCCTTGCTGCTGCTGCTCATGCTGCAGCAAACAACAGCCCATTTACTATCTTTTACAATCCTAG GGCTAGCCCTTCTGAATTTGTAATTCCTCTGGCCAAGTATAATAAAGCTATGTATGCACAAGTTTCACTAGGCATGAGATTTCGGATGATGTTTGAAACGGAGGAGTCTGGAGTCCGTAGGTACATGGGTACAATAACAGGTGTTAGTGATCTGGACCCTATACGATGGAAGAGCTCACAGTGGCGTAATCTTCAG GTGGGGTGGGATGAATCAACTGCCGGGGAACGTCCAAGCAGAGTTTCAATTTGGGATATTGAGCCTGTCGTGACTCCTTTTTATATCTGTCCACCACCATTTTTCAGGCCCAAGTTTCCAAAGCAGCCAAGTTTTCCTG GTGATGAGTCTGATATTgaaaatgttctaaagagggggaTGCCCTGGATCAATGATGAGTTAGGTCTAAAAGATGCTCAAAACTCGATATTCCCTGGACTGAGCTTGGTACAATGGATGAGTATGCAACAGAACAATCATGTGCCAGTTGCCCAATCTGGACTTCCCAGTGTCTTACACAGTAATATAGGCAGTGATGATCATTCTAAGTTGTTGAACTTTCAGTCACCTACATTAGCTACACCAGGTCTCCAGTTCAACAAACCAAATCAACTAAACCAGCCATTTGGTCAAATCCAGCAGCCACAATTAGCATGGGCCCAACAGCAGCACCAATCGTTACAGTCTCCTGTAAGTGCACAGCAGCAACAACACACActgcagcagcagcagcaacagcaacaacacacattgcagcagcagcagcagcagcagcaacagcaacaacacacattgcagcagcagcaacagcaacagcaacaacacacactgcagcagcagcagcaacaaacactgcagcagcagcagcaacacATGCTGCAGCAGCCGCAGCAACACATCCTGCAGCAGCCACAGCTTCATCAGCAAGCACAGCAGCAGCTGCAGCAACAACAGCGTCCATCCCAGCAGCAACAATTAGCCGGGAATTCATCACCGGTAAATCGTTGTGTATCCCCTAACCAGATACCAAATCAAACTTTTCCACAAGCTGTGGTATATGGTCAGCTTCAGCAACAGCAGGTACTATCAGCTAGTACCCAATCACAGCAAAATGTTCCTGTCAATAGAAATCCATTTCCTTCGACATCCTTGGCACAGGACTTCCAGTTTCAGCAACAAGTGGAACAGCAATCTAACCTCTTGCAAAAATCCCAGCAACAGCAGACAATGCCACAACAAGCTCCACTACAATTGTTGCAGCAAAGTTTGATGCAGAGGTCCCAAGTGCAACCATCATCACAGCAGAGCCTTACGGAGCAGCAGCTGCAACTACAGCTTCTTAATAAACTGcagcagcaacagcaacagaAGCAACAAGCACAACTATTATCTCCTGTTAGCTCTAGTCTGGAGCCGCGTATGCCCCAGCAACAACAGAATCGGCAACCACAAGAGCTCCAGTTTGCTCATCAACAATTGAGTTCCAACATCATGACCACATCCACACATCTCCAGTCAACTCAACATGCTTTCAACCAACTCCAAAGCCAGCATAAATCCCCTATAACAATCAAAGCTCTTTCTGGTGGTACAGATGGAGATGCTCCTTCATGTTCAACCTCTCCTTCTACGAACAATTTCCAAGTTTCACCACCAAACTTCTTGACCAGGAACCAAGGGCAAACGATACTGGTGGATGAGTCGGTTGTTGATCCTTCTCAAGAGCAAAACAAATCCGAATTTCGAATAAAACATGAACTACCGTTCTCAAAAGGTTCAGAGCAGTCTAAGTACAAAGGCAATAATACGGAGAACTTAGAGGCAGCCTCATCGACAACATCGTACGGGCTGGATTCTAGTGGCTTCAACTTTTCATTGCCTGCACTATGTGTGGATGGTGATGTTCAATCACATTCTAGGAACAGTCTGCCTTCTGCAGCAAATAATATAGATGGATTGAACCCTGATGCTTTGCTATCAAGGGATTATGATTCCGGAAAGGATATGCAAAACCTATTCTCTCCTTTTGGCAATGCCCCTAGGGATATAGAAACTGAGTTGTCTGATGCTGGGATCAATTCTCAACAATTTGGGGTGCCAAACATGTCATACAAGCCAAGATGTACCAACGATCTTGCTGTTAATGACAACGGTGTTCTGAATAATAATGCATGGACGAATCAGACTCAGCGCATGAGAACATATACAAAG GTTCAAAAACGAGGTTCTGTGGGAAGAACTATAGATGTCACCCGCTACATAGGCTATGATGAACTAAGGCATGATCTAGCACGTATGTTTGGAATTGAGGGACAGCTTGAAGATCCTCAAAGAACTGAGTGGAAGCTTGTGTATGTTGACCATGAGAATGATATACTGCTTGTTGGTGACGATCCTTGGGA GGAGTTTGTGAGCTGTGTTCAGAGCATCAAAATCCTGTCTTGTGCTGAAGTGCAGCAAATGAGCTTGGATGGGGATTTAGGTAATGTGCCAGTACCAAACCAAGCTAGCAGTGGAACTGACAGTGGTAACGCATGGAAAGGACACTACGATGACAACTCAGCTGCATCATTTAATCGATGA
- the LOC129892654 gene encoding 20 kDa chaperonin, chloroplastic-like, which produces MATIQLAASSISCNGFASFEGLRSTCIVKTVSFAPLNRSFRPLVVKAATTVAPKYTTLKPLGDRVLVKIKTAEEKTVGGILLPVTAQSKPNGGEVVAVGEGHSAGKTKVDISVKTGAQVIYSKYAGTEVEFDGSKHLILKEDDIVGILETDDVKDLQPLNDRVLIKVAEAEEKTSGGLLLTEAAKEKPSIGTIIAVGPGPLDEEGNRKPLSVSPGNTVLYSKYAGSEFKGADGSDYITLRVSDVMAVLS; this is translated from the exons ATGGCGACCATTCAGCTAGCGGCATCATCTATTTCTTGCAATGGTTTTGCATCCTTTGAAGGACTCAGGTCCACTTGTATTGTAAAGACCGTATCTTTTGCCCCTTTGAACAGGTCTTTTCGTCCTCTTGTTGTCAAGGCTGCCACCACCGTAGCTCCTAAG TACACTACGCTTAAGCCATTGGGCGACAGAGTGTTGGTAAAGATTAAGACCGCGGAGGAAAAGACTGTAGGTGGTATCCTACTTCCAGTAACAGCCCAGTCAAAACCTAACGGAGGTGAGGTGGTTGCTGTTGGGGAGGGTCATTCAGCCGGCAAGACTAAAGTGGACATTAGTGTCAAG ACCGGTGCCCAAGTCATCTACTCAAAGTACGCGGGAACAGAGGTGGAGTTCGATGGATCAAAGCACCTGATTCTGAAAGAGGATGATATTGTTGGTATTCTTGAGACAGATGATGTGAAGGATCTGCAGCCATTAAATGACAGAGTCCTAATCAAG GTTGCCGAGGCCGAAGAAAAAACCTCCGGAGGCTTACTGTTGACTGAGGCAGCCAAGGAGAAGCCTTCAATTGGCACG ATTATAGCTGTTGGGCCTGGTCCTCTTGATGAAGAAGGAAACAGGAAACCACTTTCAGTATCCCCAGGAAATACAGTTCTCTACTCCAAATACGCAGGTAGTGAATTCAAAGGTGCTGATGGGTCTGATTACATTACACTCAGGGTGTCCGATGTAATGGCCGTGCTATCTTAG